A part of Melittangium boletus DSM 14713 genomic DNA contains:
- a CDS encoding DEAD/DEAH box helicase, with translation MSSSFKSLGLSPESLDAVRRARFASPTPIQAQAIPPALAGRDVIGCAVTGTGKTAAYLLPLVERVASGPGPTGLVLAPTRELVQQIAGEAAFFGAPRGITQAVVIGGTDMAAQIEAVRQKPSLVLATPGRLADLLKTGAVNLSAVRMLVLDEADRMLEMGFTPELEQVLAALPRERQTLLFSATLSHNVTRFAQETLRKPVRVEVTPSGTPAARAAQRVYEVSSEEKYPLLITLLGRDQLSTLVFTRTRERAEKVQDYLKRAGHKTATIHADRTQGQRRQALEGFRRGQYRCLVATDIASRGLDVDDIGHVINFDLPHSPEDYVHRIGRTARAGASGRASSFITERDEETVSAIERITRMRLPRVEVPREDAAFRAALAAFRARSEDEELLDALDAPRTAPRTAPRTPARPAPRPSGEGKETRGGKPPRREATGRGGAQAHGTRRPKGKEDRREDRREKATPRGKSPGPSRSGPRGAKRPGGKAGGRKTGPSRGAGAPSRGRRGR, from the coding sequence CCGTCACGGGCACGGGCAAGACCGCCGCCTACCTCCTGCCCCTGGTCGAGCGGGTGGCCAGCGGCCCCGGTCCCACCGGGCTGGTGCTCGCGCCCACGCGGGAGCTGGTCCAGCAGATCGCCGGAGAGGCCGCCTTCTTCGGAGCGCCGCGCGGCATCACCCAGGCGGTGGTCATCGGCGGCACGGACATGGCGGCCCAGATAGAGGCGGTCCGGCAGAAGCCCTCCCTGGTGCTCGCCACCCCGGGCCGGCTGGCGGATCTGCTCAAGACGGGCGCGGTGAACCTCTCGGCCGTGCGCATGCTCGTGCTGGACGAGGCGGACCGGATGCTGGAGATGGGCTTCACGCCCGAGTTGGAGCAGGTGCTCGCCGCCCTTCCCCGCGAGCGTCAGACGCTCCTGTTCTCCGCCACCCTCAGCCACAACGTGACCCGCTTCGCCCAGGAGACGCTGCGCAAGCCCGTCCGGGTGGAAGTCACACCGAGCGGAACCCCCGCCGCGCGCGCCGCTCAACGGGTGTACGAGGTCAGCTCGGAGGAGAAGTATCCCCTGCTGATCACGCTGCTCGGCCGGGATCAACTGAGCACGCTGGTCTTCACCCGCACCCGGGAGCGCGCCGAGAAGGTGCAGGACTACCTCAAGCGCGCGGGCCACAAGACGGCCACCATCCACGCCGACCGCACCCAGGGACAGCGCCGTCAGGCGCTCGAGGGCTTCCGGCGGGGCCAGTACCGGTGCCTGGTGGCCACCGACATCGCCTCACGCGGACTGGACGTGGATGACATCGGTCACGTCATCAACTTCGACCTGCCCCACTCCCCGGAGGACTACGTGCACCGGATCGGCCGCACGGCGCGAGCGGGCGCGAGCGGACGCGCCTCGTCCTTCATCACCGAGCGGGACGAGGAGACGGTGAGCGCCATCGAGCGCATCACCCGGATGCGCCTGCCGCGCGTGGAGGTGCCGCGCGAGGATGCCGCCTTCCGCGCGGCGCTCGCGGCCTTCCGGGCCCGAAGCGAGGACGAGGAGTTGCTGGACGCGCTGGACGCCCCACGGACTGCCCCACGGACTGCCCCACGGACCCCGGCGCGTCCCGCTCCCCGCCCGAGCGGCGAGGGGAAGGAGACACGTGGAGGAAAGCCTCCCCGCCGTGAGGCCACGGGCCGTGGCGGCGCCCAGGCACACGGGACGCGCCGCCCCAAGGGCAAGGAAGACAGGCGCGAAGACAGGCGCGAGAAGGCAACGCCGCGAGGAAAGTCCCCCGGTCCGAGCCGGAGTGGACCCCGGGGCGCCAAGCGTCCCGGAGGAAAGGCGGGCGGACGCAAGACAGGTCCTTCCCGTGGCGCGGGAGCCCCCTCGCGAGGCCGGCGCGGCCGGTAG